CTTCATATAATTTATTTAGTTGTTAATGCTTGATGTAATTCCTCGGTAGAGTTATGCCACATTTCAGCATTGTGTTGTTCTAAAAATTCTTTTAAAACTTTTTTATTGTCGTCGCCGATTTGGTCAACAACAATTTGACGCTTCATCGATTTGTCCATCATATTAACATGTTCCGGCATACTTTTATAACCACGTCTTATCTTTTTATTAACCATTAAATAACAAGCAGTTACGCCAGCGTAATATGGACCATGTTCACCACGTTCCGTAGTAACCCAGCATAGCCAATATTCTTTAGCACCCTCTACATTTACTGTATCCTTGTCCTTAATCCATTTAACGCCTTTTTCTACGCTAGCTCGCGCGTGCATACCACCAATATCAATAAATGCTTCCTTGTTTTCTACATCTATAAACACTGGCGCTATATTATCTAAACTAATAGAACCTATATTTGTTCCTTTATGACCATCAAGCGGGTCATTTTTTATAATATTAAATTTAAATCCTTTATTTTCAGCCACTAGGTGTGCACCTCCAATATTTATCTTTATAACTTACAGCAATATTAAAATATATCAACTTCCATGACAATATATTAATTTAATTCGTTTAAAATACTAATAATAGCATTACGTATATTATCATCTGTAACATCACTAATTAATTCTTTAGGATAATAAAGCTTATAATCTTCTCTATTTATACCAGTAATGCTAGAAATAACTAATGATTCATTACTTATTTCCCTTATAGTGCCGTTTCTTCTAAGCAAATGTATTGGTTGGCGATTAGAACCCGGTCGGTCATAATCATATGGTAAATCTGTAAATGATTCGCTGACGAAATAATAATTAGGGTCTATACCTGCTTGCAAGAAAAGATCAGTCAATTCTGTAATAGTAATAATCGAACCATCAAACGGCATGTATTTAAATAGGTCCCTATTGATAAATCGACGGGCTAAATCACTTAATATAGCATCATCTTCATTAACCCATGCTTTTAAATAATATTGCACTACAATTTCATCTAAATCAACATATTGCTCGATAGTAATCGTTTCTTCAAAAAATGGTATGAAATCAGTCGGATGCATTTTAAATTTATAGCCTTCATTGTATAATTGCTTAGCTCTTTTCAAGCAATTATTTAATAATACCTCTCCGCCTCTACTAACTGGGTGGAAATAAATTTGCCAATACATTTGATAGCGGCTCATGATGAAATTCTCTACAGCATGCATACCGCTCTCTTTAATCAACACCTCATCTTTGGATGGGCGCATTAATCTTAAAATACGTTCCATATCAAATTGGCCATAAGAAACACCTGTAAAATAAGCATCCCTTTGCAAATAATCCATTCTGTCAGCATCAATTTGTGAAGAAATCATAGAAATTACTAATTTATTATCATGTGTTTTATTAATTACATCAGCTACTTCTTGAGGAAATGAAGGCGACACGCGAGACAATACTTCATTCACCTCTGTCGCCCCCGTAATAATAGCCTGTGTAAAAGCCTCATGATCTGTATTAAATATCTTTTCAAAGCTATGAGAAAAAGGACCGTGGCCTAAATCATGTAACAATGCTGCACATAAAGCTAAAGGCGCATCTTTATCGTCCCACGCCTCACTACCAGAAAATGATTCATCTATGAGTCGACGTACAATTTCATATACACCTAGCGAATGGCCAAAGCGGCTATGTTCTGCTGTATGAAATGATAGATATAGTGTTCCCAATTGTTTAATTCTTCTTAAGCGCTGAAACTCTTTTGTTTTAATCAAGTCCCAAACTATTTGATTTTTGACATGAACATATCTATGAATAGGATCTTTAAATACTTTTTCTTCTGGTAATTGCTGTGAAGCATATGTTGAATATGTCAAA
The genomic region above belongs to Staphylococcus durrellii and contains:
- a CDS encoding YwhD family protein translates to MAENKGFKFNIIKNDPLDGHKGTNIGSISLDNIAPVFIDVENKEAFIDIGGMHARASVEKGVKWIKDKDTVNVEGAKEYWLCWVTTERGEHGPYYAGVTACYLMVNKKIRRGYKSMPEHVNMMDKSMKRQIVVDQIGDDNKKVLKEFLEQHNAEMWHNSTEELHQALTTK
- a CDS encoding HD domain-containing protein, with product MTYSTYASQQLPEEKVFKDPIHRYVHVKNQIVWDLIKTKEFQRLRRIKQLGTLYLSFHTAEHSRFGHSLGVYEIVRRLIDESFSGSEAWDDKDAPLALCAALLHDLGHGPFSHSFEKIFNTDHEAFTQAIITGATEVNEVLSRVSPSFPQEVADVINKTHDNKLVISMISSQIDADRMDYLQRDAYFTGVSYGQFDMERILRLMRPSKDEVLIKESGMHAVENFIMSRYQMYWQIYFHPVSRGGEVLLNNCLKRAKQLYNEGYKFKMHPTDFIPFFEETITIEQYVDLDEIVVQYYLKAWVNEDDAILSDLARRFINRDLFKYMPFDGSIITITELTDLFLQAGIDPNYYFVSESFTDLPYDYDRPGSNRQPIHLLRRNGTIREISNESLVISSITGINREDYKLYYPKELISDVTDDNIRNAIISILNELN